One Flavobacteriales bacterium genomic region harbors:
- a CDS encoding DUF349 domain-containing protein: QEELKIQRGNLQAKEALIEELRTLIQDEENIGRAFNQFNEIRERWNEVGDVPRDQYSRTQTEFSRLQETFYYNISIYKELADHDKKVNLKKKKELVAQVRALEKENNIQELDRAVKGLIKKWDDIGATFQHEWEVVKEEFWGEARKHIAKVNDHYEHQRAQMAENLEKKKALIKQVEDIAEKDRSKRKEWNNSTDKVLAIQEAWKKVGFSKENESVWKEFREACDRFFDAKKEFYKGQSEVYEARKGKKLELIKKAEELSASTDWKDTADQLINLQKDWKEIGPTFQKDENKLWKQFRSHCDSFFNARNRSFKEREKEEKENLKVKEDIIERIKAFTPSDAKAQNLETLKGFSQEWNQIGHVPFKQKDRIYKEYKEALDKHYKQLRLDDQEKRSIAMQHKLDSIKNDPRSVNREKQHIRRQIDKLAQDIKQYENNLGFFNDRSGKNPLMIEVEKKIDRNKKRIDELKQMLKMIDKASV, translated from the coding sequence GCCAAGAAGAGCTCAAGATCCAACGAGGAAACCTCCAGGCCAAAGAAGCCCTGATCGAGGAGCTACGCACCCTCATACAGGATGAAGAGAATATCGGTAGGGCCTTCAATCAGTTCAATGAAATCAGAGAGCGCTGGAATGAAGTGGGCGATGTACCACGTGACCAGTACAGCCGTACGCAGACCGAGTTCTCCCGATTGCAGGAGACTTTCTATTACAACATAAGCATCTACAAGGAACTGGCCGACCATGACAAGAAGGTCAATCTGAAGAAGAAGAAAGAACTCGTAGCCCAAGTACGTGCCCTGGAGAAGGAAAACAATATCCAAGAACTCGATCGAGCAGTTAAAGGGCTGATCAAAAAATGGGATGACATAGGCGCTACTTTCCAGCACGAGTGGGAAGTGGTCAAAGAAGAATTCTGGGGTGAAGCACGCAAGCACATCGCCAAGGTCAATGACCACTATGAGCATCAGCGGGCCCAGATGGCCGAGAATCTGGAAAAGAAGAAGGCCCTCATCAAACAAGTGGAAGACATTGCTGAGAAGGATCGTTCCAAGCGCAAAGAGTGGAATAACAGCACTGATAAAGTCCTTGCTATACAAGAAGCTTGGAAGAAGGTAGGATTCAGCAAGGAGAACGAGTCTGTCTGGAAGGAATTCCGTGAAGCCTGTGACCGATTTTTCGATGCCAAGAAGGAATTCTACAAGGGACAATCAGAGGTGTACGAGGCCCGAAAGGGAAAGAAACTGGAACTGATCAAAAAAGCCGAAGAGCTCTCCGCCAGCACCGACTGGAAAGATACAGCCGATCAATTGATCAACCTACAGAAAGACTGGAAAGAGATCGGCCCCACCTTCCAGAAGGACGAGAACAAACTCTGGAAGCAGTTTAGGAGCCATTGCGACAGTTTCTTCAATGCGCGCAATCGCAGCTTCAAGGAGCGTGAAAAGGAAGAAAAGGAGAACTTGAAGGTCAAAGAAGACATCATTGAACGCATCAAGGCCTTCACTCCATCCGATGCTAAAGCTCAAAATCTGGAGACCCTGAAGGGATTCAGCCAAGAGTGGAATCAGATAGGCCATGTACCTTTCAAGCAGAAAGACCGCATCTATAAGGAGTACAAAGAGGCACTGGACAAGCACTACAAGCAATTGAGGCTGGATGACCAAGAGAAGAGATCGATCGCCATGCAACACAAACTCGATTCCATCAAGAACGACCCTCGCTCAGTGAATCGTGAGAAACAGCATATCCGCAGGCAGATCGACAAGCTCGCTCAGGATATCAAGCAGTATGAGAACAATCTGGGCTTCTTCAACGACCGTTCAGGGAAGAATCCGTTGATGATAGAAGTCGAGAAGAAGATCGATAGGAACAAGAAACGCATCGATGAGCTCAAACAGATGCTCAAGATGATCGATAAGGCCTCAGTCTGA
- a CDS encoding DUF493 family protein, whose protein sequence is MRIFAADMDDEKREDLRQKLEAFHTWPSVYIYKFIFPTDIDKLAELKERFPEDVEYSLKSSSTGKYTSVTIKEMVLSADVIFQRYEDVSEIEGIISL, encoded by the coding sequence ATGCGGATATTTGCAGCGGATATGGATGATGAGAAAAGAGAGGATCTGAGACAGAAATTGGAGGCATTCCATACATGGCCTTCGGTCTATATATACAAGTTCATCTTTCCAACGGACATCGATAAGTTGGCGGAATTGAAAGAACGCTTTCCTGAAGATGTAGAGTACTCTTTGAAGTCATCGAGTACCGGAAAGTACACCAGTGTCACCATTAAGGAGATGGTGCTGAGTGCTGATGTCATCTTCCAGCGCTATGAAGATGTTTCGGAGATCGAGGGAATCATCTCATTGTAG